In Zingiber officinale cultivar Zhangliang chromosome 1A, Zo_v1.1, whole genome shotgun sequence, the DNA window CCAGATGATGTCAAAAATTTTTAAGAAAGATATACTAATAGAAATTTTAAGGAACTCTAGCAGATTCTGGGCATAAATATATAGCCACACAGTGAATATCTACTATCTTCAAGTTGTGACTTAAGTTCACTCACCATTACTAGATAGGATGTCACAGTTAACAGAATACATTTACAAAATCAACATCATTTTTTCATACCATACCATCTAAGAAATTTTCTATTGTATGGAACTCTTTTTAAACTGCAAGTAGAAGAATCTATTTAGTTTTACAATTTTATTCATCTCATAGGAATTATTACTTGCTGCATAAACTTGAAGGTGATCATATGAGTGACATGTCATCCTTAAGGGAGAAAATCTCACCAAATATAGGAAGTCGCTAATATTTGTAAAATTATAATGCCATACAATATCCTTTCACTGATTTGGGTTTTCCAAAACAGTGCTCGATGTCATGAGACAGAGTCTTAAATAATGATTAAACATGCATTATATACAGATCCAATTTTTAGTGAGATAGATTATATCACCAAAAACAAATGTGCATGCTTTCATGAAGCAAactaaagaaaaaaaagagagagatagAAACAGGAATCATAAAAGTATTTACCTTTTCATAGGCTGACCGTTTTAACGTTTCCAACATCAAATCAACACTAACAGTTGCATGCCTAGACTGCACAATGGAACAAAAGTGGTTAGGACAACCTTCCATTTGTTTCCTgaaaaagctaattttcaaaatGTCATCCATAAATCATAAATGAAGAAAAAGTTTAAGTACCTTCATGGATCTCATCTCTTCGAGTGCAGCAAGTATGTCCATATCTTGTTTGGAATCTATAGCTCTATTCTCCAAGGATTTCATAGCATCACCCATctcttcttcagctctttttctcttctctttgtcAACAACCTGGTAAGAATATAAAATTACAAAGTTGAACAACAGAATACAGTACAAACTAATAAGTTGCAAGAAAGCAGTCATTCACCTCCTCTTCATCACGCCAAGGCTCAAAATTACGGGAAGCACCAGATTCAACTGTGTAGTCAGAATTCTGAGGATCTGTCTTGAACGTAATCTCAGCTGAGCATCTAGTACACTTGATGTAGAATCTAAATATTGGAATTCCCAAATAAGTCTGCAAAGAATGAAATATATTGACGGCTAATTTTCCCACAGGAATCAAATTTACAACAGAAGAGTTACTGAGCCTGATagtttattttaacaaaaatgACGGGCTTGAACTAATCAGGCAAACAAAGGAAATTGGTCAGCTCAACTATATAATGATAATTGAATGCTGATAGTGGAACAGAAAGGCCTAGCAAATTATCCGAAACCAATTCCTGTAGAAAGAATTTTAATTCCATGTCAAGAAAAGGGTCCCTAAAAATCATAATTgcaaattttaagtttgaaatggAGTGAGGAATCAGAATTTCATTTATTCTGTTTGAAATCATACAATAAGAATGTTTAGTATTATAACATATTACAGTCATGTTTACAGAAAATCTCAGAACACAAAAATATAACCACCTAGATGTCATTGGATCCTAAATCCCAATTCTTGGATAATAGAATTCTAAATTTCACCTTCTTGTTTCCCAGACAGTATCAGGTATATGGTCCAATATTATAAATAGAATTTTGATTCCATAGAATTTTTTTCATTGCAAAAAGGCACTAAAGGGTACAACTTACATGTGGAAGAAAAATTCGTGAACATCCGAAATAACACACGACCCCCAAAGTCCAGGCATCAAAATCATGGTGTCTGGGGGGAAATCGAAGAAAATGAGTATCACTGTAATCCGAGCTTGGAATTTAAGCCATTTCCTAATGTCTAAGATTTCGCATCTGGATCAAAATTAACTAACATTTCTAGGACAAAAGCTGAGTCAAATCTAGGAAACAGAAAAAAAATACCAGAATACGTACTAAGTTTTGGGGGATCAGCATTGCAAGATCTCATGTTCATTTGATTATTAACATAACCAAAGTTACCACtgtggaaaaagaaagaagaaaaagcgATATAGCCGAGAAGAGCTAAAGGGAAAACCATCTCACCTCTCCAATGACGTCCTCTTTTCGTGAGTTGAACTTTGTGCCCTTATAGATGTAGGTACCACAGGTGCCGCAGCGAATGCTCATCGGAAGCATCATCCGAACTTTCATTTGCTGATTTTTCAGTTGCCGCCGACGAGGGATTTTGGCCGGATCGAAGTCCGGCGGGTAATACTTGTTCAAGACCTTGCGTTCCCCCATGTTCGCTTGATTTGGTTCCTCTCCTTCGCAGTGGAATCAACGCCAGCGAATCTTTGGCTCCAATTGATCGACGGGCGAAGAGACGAGATCGGCCGCGCGAGTTGCTGTTGCCTGCGGAAAGGAGGAAGCCCACGCTGTAAGCTAGTACGCTGGAGCGTGCGGAAGACGAACCCACAAAGAGGCTGCCGTAATCTACCTGGGGGAACTTCTTGATCACGGCTGGGGACGCAACCGCGGTGGCACAGCTGGTTGGAGACGGCGACGAACCCTAGATCTTGTTGGAGACGGGGCCCGCGATTAGCTCGAGAGGACTAGGGCTGCAAAGAGGGTTTTCCCGATTTTGAGCGTTTAGGAATTAAACCAGCCGAAGCTACTTAAATTGTAAATAATagcttgattttatttatttattattattatttttataatacagatatttaatttttacatACAATTAATTCCTAGAGTGAGTTGTCAGTTGTACGGTCTTCTCCGCCCTATAATATCGTCCAATACTGAATCTACCAAATAATCGAACTGCGATTTCTCTCCGTTACGTCTTCACTGCTGTGTCATGCCGGCCGGTGGGGGCAATAGCTTGGTTTTATTGGCTTGAGTTTTATTTGTTCTAATGTTATTAAgcttttttaatttaatcttaTTCGGTTGATTGTCTATATTTCACATTTTTAAATAAGCttgatattataaattttaatttatttataattattaactttaatttatgtttatggatatgtatttaaatttattaacttaATTTATGGGTAACCATAATTCTCAACCTATAAATCTAATTTTATTATGCGATCTACTATGCTACatcattataaaaaaatttataactcTTATAAACTTCTCTCCACAAtcataaacttaaaaaataattttatattgaaTCCCACTACTTCAcatatcattatctatattttttatttattatttttatttataatattcaTTTATATACTATCACAAATATATAGTTATAATatacatattaattaatttattaataatatatatttgtttaatttaataatttataataaattattaatttaataatctattattaatttaataatttataataaattattaatttaataatttttaataaattttattttaataattaatatataataattaactccaatttaaataagaaatttaaaaaataaataaaaaaaataaagtgatGTTAGGCAACACATGTCGGATCGTCaccaaacaattttttttttaaaaaaaaaattatgctaaATCCAGCATCCAAATTTGGATGTTGAATTCTTGAGTTTTAAAAATCCACTAATTCATAAATATTTAACTAATCTACTATCCTTGTTGGATATGATGGTAAAAAATaaggtatatttttcaaacaattaTCGTTCAATTTTCACATATCGATACACATGTGACAATTGAACTATTTATGAAATTAAGGCACCTTGTCAAGAAATCATTTCTTGAATTTACTTGATCGGTAGAATATGAGACGATTAATTGGATTGTATCA includes these proteins:
- the LOC122038707 gene encoding splicing factor YJU2-like, yielding MGERKVLNKYYPPDFDPAKIPRRRQLKNQQMKVRMMLPMSIRCGTCGTYIYKGTKFNSRKEDVIGETYLGIPIFRFYIKCTRCSAEITFKTDPQNSDYTVESGASRNFEPWRDEEEVVDKEKRKRAEEEMGDAMKSLENRAIDSKQDMDILAALEEMRSMKSRHATVSVDLMLETLKRSAYEKERKIMEELDEADEALIKSITFHGSKDFVRRIDEDEDEDEDDIEELGKASSSLSESSKGKITLEPLAKMEKATDSLTKSTVADYARDGGGSVKRKFIVKPRSTLEVTKKPQIASEDSGPSNNDGDGGEKHDTRGTQSTNGLQSLFQNYGSDDSD